From the genome of Peptoniphilus sp. ING2-D1G:
TTAATCAAATATTCATCTATTGCTACTTGATCAAATACATCAAAATATTGAAGTCCTTCGGCTATTTCATTGTTTATGTGCTCTACAGCTTTCAAAACTCCCTTGCCGCCATATCTGCTTTCCTTGTCTCTTAACTCAACGGCTTCATAGGCTCCTGTAGATGCACCGCTTGGCACTATGGCTCTTCCGAATCCTCCCTTTTCCGTTCTGATTTCCACTTCCACCGTAGGATTTCCTCTTGAATCCAAAACTTCTCTTCCATATACACTGCTAATAAAACTCATAATTTACTTCCTTTCCAACAATGATTTACCTGTCATCTCTTCAGGTTGTTCCATATTTAAAAGTTCCAATATAGTGGGCGCGATATCACACAGCGCTCCATCATCCAACTTATAACCTTCTATGCCGTATAGATAAATCGGCACCGGGTTTGTTGTGTGACTTGTGACAGGCTTGCCCTCATCTGTGAGCATCTCTTCACAATTTCCGTGATCAGCTGTAATGATGGCAATCCCCCCAATTTCATCAAGTTTTTTGAGTATTCTTTCAACACATTCATCTATGGTTTCAACGGCCTTTATCGCCGCCGGAATTGAACCGGTATGTCCAACCATATCGGGATTTGCAAAATTTAAAATAATGCAATCATATTTGTCGATTTTTTCCAAAAGTGCATCGGTCACTTCCCTTGCACTCATTTCAGGTTTTAAATCATAAGTGGCAACCTTCGGCGAAGGAATCAACAACCTATCTTCTCCTTCAAAGGGAATTTCTCTTCCCCCGTTAAAAAAGAATGTAACATGAGCATATTTTTCCGTTTCCGCAATTCTAAGTTGCTTTTTATTCTGTTTGGAAAGAACCTCTCCCAAAGTATTTACAGGCACAATTTCATCAAAGGCTATATGAGTATTCTGAATTGTCTTATCGTATTGTGTCATTGCGGTCATATGCACATTGATTGGCTTTCTTTCAAATCCGTCAAAATTTTCATCTACAAAAGCCCTAACTATCTGTCTTGCTCTGTCCGGTCTGAAATTAAAAAATATCACACTGTCCTTGTCCTTTATAGTTGTTACAGCTTTATTCTCTTTTATGAGATATCCGGGATTTATGAATTCGTCATAGATTTCTCTGTGGTAATTCTCTTCTATCAATTCCCTTGCAGAATGATAGCTCTCACCCTTCGCTTCAGTCACTAAATCATAATAGGCTTTAGTTCTGTCCCATCTTCGGTCTCTGTCCATAGCATAGTATCTGCCACATATTGTTGCGATTTCTCCTATGCCTATTTTATCCAAGGCTCTTTGGAGTTCATAGACGTCTTCCAGCGCCGCCTGAGGAGATACGTCTCTGCCGTCGGTAATTGCATGGATATATACATTTTTAAGTCCGTTTTGCTCGCACATCTTCACCAGAGCTGTCAAGTGGTTCATGTGAGAATGTACTCCCCCCTTTGACACAAGACCCATTAAATGCATATTGGAGTTATTGTCCTTGACATTTTTTATGGAATTTAAAAAAGCTTCCTTTTCAAAAAAGGTTCTGTGTTCAATGGACTTTGTTATCATCGTCAAGTTTTGATATATAACTCTTCCCGAGCCTATATTCAGATGTCCCACCTCGGAGTTTCCCATCTGTCCTTCAGGAAGACCGACTGATTCTCCCGAAGTCAAAAGCTGTGCATGGGGATATTTTTTTAATCTTTCTAAAGTGGGTGCATTTGCTTTATATATTGCATTTCCCTTATAATTTTTTCCTATTCCGAATCCGTCAAGTATCATCAATAACACTGGTTTCATATCTCTACCTCAAAATTTATTATCTTGCTGAAATCCTCACT
Proteins encoded in this window:
- the gpmI gene encoding Phosphoglycerate mutase (2,3-diphosphoglycerate-independent) (2-phospho-D-glycerate <=> 3-phospho-D-glycerate; High confidence in function and specificity); the encoded protein is MKPVLLMILDGFGIGKNYKGNAIYKANAPTLERLKKYPHAQLLTSGESVGLPEGQMGNSEVGHLNIGSGRVIYQNLTMITKSIEHRTFFEKEAFLNSIKNVKDNNSNMHLMGLVSKGGVHSHMNHLTALVKMCEQNGLKNVYIHAITDGRDVSPQAALEDVYELQRALDKIGIGEIATICGRYYAMDRDRRWDRTKAYYDLVTEAKGESYHSARELIEENYHREIYDEFINPGYLIKENKAVTTIKDKDSVIFFNFRPDRARQIVRAFVDENFDGFERKPINVHMTAMTQYDKTIQNTHIAFDEIVPVNTLGEVLSKQNKKQLRIAETEKYAHVTFFFNGGREIPFEGEDRLLIPSPKVATYDLKPEMSAREVTDALLEKIDKYDCIILNFANPDMVGHTGSIPAAIKAVETIDECVERILKKLDEIGGIAIITADHGNCEEMLTDEGKPVTSHTTNPVPIYLYGIEGYKLDDGALCDIAPTILELLNMEQPEEMTGKSLLERK